The Cystobacter fuscus DSM 2262 genome has a segment encoding these proteins:
- a CDS encoding tetratricopeptide repeat protein: MSERNELPRSPTWSTTGASVLPTVQAPSRPAVSEALASHLGALPPAASSPEQDARERIASLEREARALGTEPQAALLFHEMGRLWEDPLKNPRNAAMAYNQAYRIAPRFLSNIRAARRLFADVGNWQMAVQLLEAELNATEEPAERAALFFEKGSLLEERLGRVEEASAAFAQCLELEPRDPALLTQLEALYAARNDHSALVAVYRLLAIALETPALRAHYLTAAGLVLDERLKRTAEAAACFREAFRLDSADPLLLNALKRVAVREGRAEELLEVLTAEAEVLGPQGAPAWLQLCKMYERLGRKEEALAALLDARRVSPNESLILSALANIYETRHRFEELADVLLAWVGCIGDESELVAINLRLAALYEEDLKRDADAIARYQAILARIPGHAAALAGLGKLYFRTRNWEGLVSVFDAEAAATQEPREKAARMYKAAEVMEERLNRQEEAIQRYTACLQVQPGYFPAQKALIGLYERQGRFADLVAMYEQDLLQTQDREQIIDTLNKVAIIHEERLNDLAHAIECMRRILDLAPDHLQSVRNLSRLLERAGNFPELLRNQELEASLVGDTKQVLALYHRNAEILDEHLKDRPGAIAAYERVLTLMPSYLPALKALGRLYSQEGKWEQLIRMYRTEAEFSTNPDAAAALIHKIGELYEHRLKDESQAVASYQEVLTLAPSHFPALRALARLYKAKGAWESLIEVLRSEAANRTDPMERANALYHAATIWEDQLKRPDMAIEVFQEVLRLAPGHTATLRALERLFLADEDVKELVALLDRETQMGQTAGAKVSAYMKLARLYLDHFQEPARAAQCCEAVLALEPGHLSALKTLERIRAADRARRGELRLRLAELVKDARLGLALRVNAAADLDKGVDLEALRQAVAANPRDVRLTFGLERALRQAGDAAGLSELYLRRLQVVTDELERVQLMLRCADLDEGKLNNSLRAEQAYRAVLQLQPQCLPALQGLRRVLARRGDAASARVLLESEANASRDPRGAIESFISAARLAAGALQDADGAISLYRKALERDPLDATATAGLEELLAARGGAGDLALMQQRRAEARLAQGDTDAAADALLHAAKTYLTGVGDQARALELLERTLSLRPTLPEALELRAHLLLEHRRYGEAAATLTQRVELGGDPALVARMHLTLGALYQDHLAEPSHAAVHLHAAREALPHNVEVLERLSTLFLQVRNWTGAMDCLRRLLELELPVADRARHTVTLAQVHEQGLGDLATASALYRQALDLSPGDMTLVDRLATLYERAGKLPELSQMLETQSAQAQGAGDSKRAVTLRLKVADLSAGPLSEPARAVTLYRQIVEAEPGNVAARAALANLYMRDAASAQLAIEEHRQLLRLEPTRVESLHALFRLWEGLKQNDKAFCAASVLHFLRATNEAEAIFYTEMRNRLPLETQERLSVTDLDTALTHPSARGPLLEVLRAVGDQLGKLHPPQFELLGVNRKDDKLKPEHAVFKAVRAVAQVFGVEEFEVYQSRRGLLALETGEPLAVCVGQDVVRRFNAREQKFLIGRTVMGLFNKTAVLSKLSRGETLDLFGNSVRIFAPQFTALGRNNEELVKQYRRAYSRKALKALEPAALELGPQSKVELPPMLEGLALSADRAGALLCGDVSVGLSLVLKEDPNFANSRLDHTEPLLQALRERADLQQLLSYVLGDDFLRLRQRLGLSLP, encoded by the coding sequence ATGAGCGAGCGCAACGAACTGCCGAGGTCGCCCACCTGGAGCACCACGGGTGCATCCGTGCTCCCCACCGTGCAGGCCCCCTCCCGCCCCGCCGTCTCCGAGGCCCTCGCTTCCCACCTGGGCGCACTGCCGCCCGCCGCCTCCAGCCCCGAGCAGGACGCCCGCGAGCGCATCGCCAGCCTGGAGCGCGAGGCGCGGGCGCTCGGCACCGAGCCCCAGGCCGCCCTGCTCTTCCATGAGATGGGCCGGCTCTGGGAGGACCCGCTCAAGAATCCCCGCAACGCGGCCATGGCCTACAACCAGGCCTACCGGATCGCTCCGCGCTTCCTCTCCAACATCCGCGCCGCGCGCCGCCTCTTCGCCGACGTGGGCAACTGGCAGATGGCCGTGCAGTTGCTCGAGGCGGAGCTCAACGCCACCGAGGAGCCCGCCGAGCGCGCCGCCCTCTTCTTCGAGAAGGGCAGTCTGCTCGAGGAGCGGCTGGGGCGCGTGGAGGAGGCCAGTGCCGCCTTCGCCCAGTGCCTGGAGCTCGAGCCGCGGGATCCCGCGCTGCTCACCCAGCTCGAGGCGCTCTACGCCGCGCGCAATGATCATTCCGCGCTCGTGGCGGTGTACCGGCTGCTGGCCATCGCGCTGGAGACGCCCGCGCTGCGCGCCCACTACCTCACCGCCGCGGGCCTGGTGCTCGACGAGCGCCTCAAGCGCACCGCGGAAGCCGCCGCGTGCTTCCGCGAGGCCTTCCGGCTGGACAGCGCGGATCCCCTGCTGCTCAACGCCCTCAAGCGCGTGGCCGTGCGCGAGGGCCGCGCCGAGGAGCTGCTCGAGGTGCTCACCGCCGAGGCCGAGGTGCTCGGGCCCCAGGGCGCGCCCGCCTGGCTGCAGTTGTGCAAGATGTACGAGCGGCTGGGGCGCAAGGAGGAGGCGCTCGCGGCGCTGCTCGACGCGCGGCGCGTGAGCCCCAACGAGTCGCTCATCCTCTCGGCGCTGGCCAACATCTACGAGACGCGCCACCGCTTCGAGGAGCTGGCGGACGTGCTGCTCGCGTGGGTGGGCTGCATCGGCGACGAGAGCGAGCTGGTGGCCATCAACCTGCGTCTGGCGGCGCTGTACGAGGAGGACCTCAAGCGCGACGCGGACGCCATCGCCCGCTACCAAGCCATCCTCGCGCGCATCCCCGGCCATGCCGCGGCGCTCGCGGGCCTGGGCAAGCTCTACTTCCGCACCCGCAACTGGGAGGGGCTCGTCTCCGTCTTCGACGCCGAGGCCGCCGCCACCCAGGAGCCCCGCGAGAAGGCCGCGCGCATGTACAAGGCGGCCGAGGTGATGGAGGAGCGGCTCAACCGGCAGGAGGAGGCCATCCAACGCTACACCGCCTGCCTCCAGGTCCAGCCGGGCTACTTCCCCGCCCAGAAGGCCCTCATCGGCCTCTACGAGCGCCAGGGCCGCTTCGCCGATCTCGTGGCCATGTACGAGCAGGATCTGCTGCAGACGCAGGACCGCGAGCAGATCATCGACACGCTCAACAAAGTGGCGATCATCCACGAGGAGCGGCTCAATGATCTGGCGCACGCCATCGAGTGCATGCGGCGCATCCTCGACCTGGCGCCGGATCACCTGCAGAGCGTGCGCAACCTGTCGCGGCTGCTGGAGCGCGCGGGGAACTTCCCGGAGCTGTTGCGCAACCAGGAGCTGGAGGCGTCGCTGGTGGGAGACACCAAGCAGGTGCTCGCGCTCTACCACCGCAACGCGGAGATCCTCGACGAGCACCTGAAGGATCGCCCCGGCGCCATCGCCGCCTATGAGCGCGTGCTCACGCTGATGCCCTCGTACCTGCCGGCGCTCAAGGCGCTCGGGCGGCTGTACTCGCAGGAGGGCAAGTGGGAGCAGCTCATCCGCATGTACCGCACCGAGGCGGAGTTCTCCACCAACCCGGACGCGGCCGCGGCGCTCATCCACAAGATTGGCGAGCTGTACGAGCACCGCCTCAAGGACGAGAGCCAGGCCGTCGCCTCCTACCAGGAGGTGCTCACGCTGGCCCCCAGCCACTTCCCGGCGCTGCGCGCGCTCGCGCGGCTCTACAAGGCCAAGGGCGCGTGGGAGAGCCTCATCGAGGTGCTGCGCTCGGAGGCGGCCAACCGCACGGATCCCATGGAGCGCGCCAACGCGCTCTACCACGCGGCCACCATCTGGGAGGATCAGCTCAAGCGGCCGGACATGGCCATCGAGGTGTTCCAGGAAGTGCTGCGCCTGGCTCCGGGCCACACCGCCACCCTGCGGGCCCTGGAGCGGCTGTTCCTCGCGGACGAGGACGTGAAGGAGCTGGTGGCGCTCTTGGATCGCGAGACGCAGATGGGGCAGACGGCGGGCGCCAAGGTGTCCGCGTACATGAAGCTCGCGCGGCTCTACCTGGATCACTTCCAGGAGCCGGCGCGCGCGGCCCAGTGCTGCGAGGCGGTGCTCGCGCTGGAGCCCGGCCACCTGTCGGCCCTCAAGACGCTCGAGCGCATCCGCGCGGCAGACCGGGCGCGCCGCGGCGAGCTGCGCCTGCGCCTGGCCGAGCTGGTGAAGGACGCGCGGCTGGGGCTCGCGCTGCGGGTGAACGCCGCGGCGGACCTGGACAAGGGGGTGGACCTCGAGGCGCTGCGGCAGGCGGTGGCGGCCAATCCCCGCGACGTGCGGCTCACCTTCGGCCTCGAGCGCGCCCTGCGCCAGGCGGGTGACGCGGCCGGCCTGTCCGAGCTGTACCTGCGCCGGCTCCAGGTGGTGACGGACGAGCTGGAGCGCGTGCAGTTGATGCTGCGCTGCGCGGACCTGGACGAGGGCAAGCTGAACAACTCGCTGCGCGCCGAGCAGGCCTACCGCGCGGTGTTGCAGTTGCAGCCGCAGTGTCTGCCCGCGCTGCAGGGCCTGCGGCGCGTGCTGGCCCGCCGGGGCGACGCGGCCTCCGCCCGGGTGTTGTTGGAGAGCGAGGCGAACGCCAGCCGAGATCCCCGCGGCGCCATCGAGTCCTTCATCTCCGCGGCCCGGCTCGCCGCGGGGGCCCTCCAGGACGCGGACGGCGCCATCTCCCTGTACCGCAAGGCGCTGGAGCGCGATCCCCTGGACGCGACGGCCACCGCCGGTCTGGAGGAGCTGCTGGCGGCGCGGGGCGGCGCGGGAGATCTGGCGCTGATGCAGCAGCGGCGCGCCGAGGCACGGCTGGCCCAGGGCGACACGGACGCGGCCGCCGACGCCCTGCTCCACGCGGCGAAGACGTACCTGACGGGCGTGGGAGACCAGGCACGTGCCCTGGAGCTGCTCGAGCGCACCCTGTCCCTGCGGCCCACGCTCCCGGAGGCCCTGGAGCTGCGCGCGCACCTGCTGCTGGAGCACCGCCGCTACGGCGAGGCCGCCGCCACGCTCACCCAGCGCGTCGAGCTCGGAGGAGATCCCGCGCTCGTGGCGAGGATGCACCTCACGCTGGGCGCGCTGTACCAGGATCACCTGGCCGAGCCGAGCCATGCCGCCGTGCACCTGCACGCCGCGCGCGAGGCCCTGCCGCACAACGTCGAGGTGCTCGAGCGCCTGTCGACGCTCTTCCTCCAGGTGCGCAACTGGACGGGGGCGATGGATTGCCTGCGGCGGCTGTTGGAGCTGGAGCTGCCGGTGGCCGACCGCGCGCGCCACACGGTGACGCTCGCGCAGGTGCACGAGCAGGGGCTGGGGGATCTCGCCACGGCCTCCGCGCTCTACCGCCAGGCATTGGACCTGAGCCCGGGGGACATGACGCTCGTGGACCGGCTGGCGACGCTGTACGAGCGCGCCGGCAAGCTGCCGGAGCTGTCGCAGATGCTGGAGACCCAGTCCGCGCAGGCCCAGGGCGCGGGGGACAGCAAGCGCGCGGTCACCCTGCGGCTGAAGGTGGCCGATCTGAGCGCGGGCCCCCTGAGCGAGCCCGCGCGCGCGGTGACGCTCTACCGGCAGATCGTGGAGGCCGAGCCGGGCAACGTCGCGGCGCGCGCGGCCCTCGCCAACCTGTACATGCGCGACGCGGCGTCGGCGCAGCTCGCCATCGAGGAGCACCGGCAACTCTTGCGCCTGGAGCCCACGCGCGTGGAGAGCCTGCACGCGCTCTTCCGGCTGTGGGAGGGCCTCAAGCAGAACGACAAGGCCTTCTGCGCCGCGTCGGTGCTGCACTTCCTGCGGGCGACGAACGAGGCGGAGGCCATCTTCTACACGGAGATGCGCAATCGCCTGCCCCTGGAGACGCAGGAGCGGCTGAGCGTGACGGATCTCGACACGGCGCTCACCCACCCGTCCGCGCGGGGGCCCCTGCTCGAGGTGCTCCGGGCCGTGGGAGATCAGCTCGGCAAGCTGCACCCGCCGCAGTTCGAGCTGCTGGGCGTCAACCGCAAGGACGACAAGCTCAAGCCGGAGCACGCCGTGTTCAAGGCCGTGCGCGCCGTGGCGCAGGTGTTCGGCGTGGAGGAGTTCGAGGTGTACCAGTCGCGCCGCGGACTGCTCGCCCTGGAGACCGGAGAGCCGCTCGCGGTGTGCGTGGGCCAGGACGTGGTGCGCCGCTTCAACGCCCGCGAGCAGAAGTTCCTCATCGGCCGCACGGTGATGGGCCTCTTCAACAAGACGGCGGTGCTCTCCAAGCTGTCGCGCGGCGAGACCCTGGATCTGTTCGGCAACTCGGTGCGCATCTTCGCGCCCCAGTTCACGGCGCTGGGGCGCAACAACGAGGAGCTGGTGAAGCAGTACCGCCGCGCCTACTCGCGCAAGGCGCTCAAGGCGCTGGAGCCGGCCGCGCTGGAGCTGGGTCCCCAGTCCAAGGTGGAGCTGCCGCCCATGCTCGAGGGCCTCGCGCTGTCGGCGGACCGCGCGGGCGCGCTCCTGTGCGGAGATGTATCGGTGGGCCTCTCGCTCGTGCTCAAGGAGGATCCGAACTTCGCCAACTCGCGCCTGGACCACACCGAGCCGCTGCTCCAGGCGCTGCGCGAGCGCGCCGATCTGCAGCAACTGCTCTCCTACGTGCTCGGCGACGACTTCCTGCGCCTGCGCCAGCGGCTCGGCCTGTCCCTGCCGTGA
- a CDS encoding trifunctional serine/threonine-protein kinase/ATP-binding protein/sensor histidine kinase, with protein MLTIPGYTLRGAFRSTSTNRLFHAVSDADGTSLVLKTPLTSGPDPQALERYRREFDILQRLRDVRGVSRALGCEVLQERPVLLFEAVEGEPLSTLVGRPFEVLRALELALSLVSTLAEVHRHGVIHKDIKPANIVVTSSGDARLVDFGAATFQLVEHVEAAPATLIEGTLAYMSPEQTGRMNRAVDHRSDFYSLGVTLYEVLTGSRPFQARDALEWFHAHMAQAPQPPRERVPDLPPVLSAIVLKLMAKVAEERYQSAEGLAADLARCRDSLLRGVHEDFPLGEHDHPTHFQLPQRLYGRGSEAAALLQGFERVAQSGRPELFLVRGYSGIGKSAVVHELHRPVVRQRGFFLSGKFDQLQRDIPYITLAQAIRGLTQQLLASTDEELARWSARLNEAWEGQGQVLVDVVPQLELVAGKQPSVGELPPAEARHRFQLVLRKFLGVFATPEHPLVLFLDDLQWADLASLQLLHQLLTHPETPPVLLIGAYRDNEVDASHLVAQTVDGLRAAGARMTELHLEPLTLEEVRRFVADALPGAGDEVLESLPVLALEKTGGNPFFLQQFLLTLHQDGLLVRLPKGPWRWDAAASRARGYSDNVVDFMAGKLRQLPLGTQHLLRLAACVGNAFSLELLRLISHMEESSEVSRGLAPALQEGMLMRTGPGEQFRFLHDRIQQAAQALIPEPQRKAVHLRIGRLLLERLPPETVQDQLFDIVSHLNAGMELIDDPTERLRLARLNAKAGRNAKATTAFRSAAAYLATAYRLIPGDPWEADPALAFRIQLDRATCEFMSGKAAEARHLVEELLPRARTRTDTAAVYRLKSSIHVAASEISAALVCLVECLTQMGYPMSATPSWDEVLAANEEVWALLGERSIESLIELPRMTDPDIEAAMSVLGAMFAPAYFTNTKLLIVNLCRMVCLSIRHGLNGSAAQGYGWYGLVLGSIFKRYQEGHAFGQLAGAIVERHELSTFRGKMFYIQGTLSDWTEPLGNSLELMRRGFHHALQASDLLIASYCCNHIVAVRRMLGHHLEEVDQESVIRLAFVRKASFPDVQSVVHHVQRFVRQLRGVSTFGSLTGEDFDEATFEAGLTPARMSTMRCWYWSFKMQARFLAGAWAEALEAGNRAAELAWASFCQIQLLDFHLFHALSLAACHAKMTPEQRSSAKQTLQQHHQQLAEWAAHQPSTFRGPERMVFAEMARLEDREGEALRAYEEAHESARAHGFIQHVALACELAARFWYERKLKTLGDSYARQARDAWAGWGAHGKVQHLEAQWPHLAASPMASERAEETNSTKIDALTLVKAQQAVSGEIVLERLAATVLRAAIENAGAQRGALLLPHGDKLSVVSVVGPSPEDTTGADESRLPWSLIAYTRRTREHVLIGDVSQPHPFSADPWLERGGARSVLCLPLLRQEAFRGVLYLENGLATNAFTPSRLALLGHLASQAAISIENARLYAEVQRAEAALRAANDELEKRVEERTHELKQAQARLVGAARAVGMAEVAANVLHNVGNVLTSAVVNLQSMTETVNVSRMGRLKQISTLLEEHQGDLADFLTRDPRGLQLPAYFSALGDELLREQRRLQDSMGAMSKHLDHIRVIVQVQQSYSHGTLLTEECELSQLVDDALSIQLPSLQHHGVSVTQELVRLPRVRLDKHKVLQILVNLISNAKNAMDGLPEGRRHLRVRLWAQDDRACIQVVDTGMGFTPEIRERLFAQGFTTREGGHGLGLHSSALAAKLLGGRLTLESEGPGLGATATLELPLG; from the coding sequence ATGCTGACCATTCCAGGCTACACCCTTCGAGGGGCTTTCAGGTCCACGAGCACCAACCGGCTCTTCCACGCGGTGAGTGATGCCGATGGCACGTCCCTCGTCCTCAAGACGCCCCTGACTTCGGGGCCGGACCCGCAGGCGCTCGAGCGCTACCGGCGTGAGTTCGACATCCTCCAGCGGCTGCGCGACGTGCGCGGCGTCTCGCGTGCACTGGGCTGCGAGGTGCTCCAGGAGCGTCCGGTGCTCCTCTTCGAGGCGGTGGAGGGCGAGCCCCTGTCCACGCTCGTCGGCCGCCCCTTCGAGGTGCTCCGGGCCCTGGAGCTGGCCCTCTCCCTGGTGTCCACCCTGGCGGAGGTCCACCGCCATGGCGTCATCCACAAGGACATCAAGCCCGCCAACATCGTCGTCACGTCGTCCGGGGACGCCCGCCTCGTCGACTTCGGCGCCGCCACCTTCCAGCTCGTCGAGCACGTGGAGGCCGCTCCCGCCACGCTCATCGAGGGCACCCTGGCGTACATGTCTCCGGAGCAGACCGGGCGCATGAACCGCGCGGTGGATCACCGCTCCGATTTCTACTCCCTGGGCGTCACCCTCTATGAAGTACTCACCGGCAGCCGCCCCTTCCAGGCGCGTGACGCGCTCGAGTGGTTCCATGCCCACATGGCCCAGGCACCCCAGCCCCCGCGGGAGCGCGTGCCGGACCTGCCTCCCGTGCTGTCCGCCATCGTCCTCAAGCTCATGGCCAAGGTCGCCGAGGAGCGCTACCAGAGCGCCGAGGGGCTCGCGGCGGACCTCGCGCGGTGCAGGGACTCGCTCCTGCGCGGCGTGCACGAGGACTTCCCCCTGGGCGAGCACGATCACCCCACGCACTTCCAGCTCCCCCAGCGCCTCTACGGGCGCGGCTCCGAGGCCGCCGCCCTGCTCCAGGGGTTCGAGCGCGTGGCCCAGAGCGGACGTCCCGAGCTGTTCCTCGTCCGGGGCTACTCCGGCATCGGCAAGTCCGCCGTGGTGCACGAGCTGCACCGGCCCGTGGTGCGCCAGCGCGGCTTCTTCCTCAGCGGCAAGTTCGATCAGCTCCAGCGCGACATCCCCTACATCACCCTGGCCCAGGCCATCCGCGGCCTGACGCAACAGCTCCTCGCGAGCACCGACGAGGAGCTCGCACGCTGGAGCGCGCGGCTCAACGAGGCCTGGGAGGGCCAGGGCCAGGTGCTCGTGGACGTGGTGCCCCAGCTCGAGCTCGTCGCCGGCAAGCAGCCCTCCGTCGGCGAGCTGCCTCCCGCCGAGGCCCGGCACCGCTTCCAGCTCGTCCTGCGCAAGTTCCTCGGCGTGTTCGCCACGCCCGAGCACCCCCTCGTCCTCTTCCTGGATGACCTCCAGTGGGCGGACCTGGCCAGCCTCCAGCTCCTCCATCAACTGCTCACCCACCCGGAGACGCCTCCGGTGCTGCTCATCGGCGCCTACCGCGACAACGAGGTGGACGCCTCGCACCTGGTGGCGCAGACGGTGGACGGGCTGCGCGCGGCCGGGGCGCGGATGACCGAGCTGCACCTCGAGCCGTTGACGCTCGAGGAGGTGCGGCGCTTCGTCGCGGACGCGCTGCCGGGCGCGGGGGACGAGGTGCTCGAGTCGCTGCCGGTGCTGGCGCTCGAGAAGACCGGCGGCAACCCCTTCTTCCTGCAGCAGTTCCTGCTGACGCTCCACCAGGACGGGCTCCTCGTCCGTCTGCCCAAGGGCCCGTGGCGCTGGGACGCCGCCGCCAGCCGCGCCCGGGGCTACTCCGACAACGTCGTCGACTTCATGGCCGGCAAGCTGCGCCAGCTTCCCCTGGGCACGCAGCACCTGCTGCGGCTCGCCGCCTGCGTGGGCAACGCCTTCTCCCTGGAGCTGCTCCGCCTCATCTCCCACATGGAGGAGTCCTCCGAGGTGTCACGGGGCCTGGCGCCCGCGCTCCAGGAGGGCATGCTGATGCGGACCGGGCCGGGCGAGCAGTTCCGCTTCCTTCATGATCGCATCCAGCAGGCGGCCCAGGCCCTCATCCCCGAGCCCCAGCGCAAGGCCGTGCACCTGCGCATCGGCCGCCTGCTGCTCGAGCGCCTGCCGCCCGAGACGGTCCAGGATCAGCTCTTCGACATCGTGAGCCACCTGAACGCCGGGATGGAGCTGATCGACGATCCGACGGAGCGCCTGCGCCTGGCGCGGCTCAACGCCAAGGCGGGTCGCAACGCCAAGGCCACCACCGCGTTCCGCTCGGCCGCGGCCTACCTCGCCACGGCCTACCGGTTGATTCCGGGAGACCCCTGGGAGGCGGATCCCGCGCTGGCCTTCCGCATCCAGCTCGATCGGGCCACCTGTGAGTTCATGAGCGGCAAGGCCGCCGAGGCACGCCACCTGGTGGAGGAACTGCTGCCCCGGGCCCGGACGCGCACGGACACCGCGGCGGTCTACCGCCTGAAGAGCAGCATCCATGTGGCCGCCAGTGAGATCTCCGCGGCCCTCGTCTGTCTGGTGGAGTGCCTCACCCAGATGGGCTACCCCATGTCCGCGACCCCCTCGTGGGACGAGGTCCTGGCGGCCAACGAGGAGGTCTGGGCGCTGCTGGGAGAGCGCTCCATCGAGAGCCTGATCGAGCTGCCTCGCATGACGGACCCGGACATCGAGGCGGCGATGAGCGTGCTGGGCGCCATGTTCGCGCCCGCGTACTTCACCAACACGAAGCTGCTCATCGTCAACCTGTGCCGGATGGTCTGCCTGAGCATCCGCCACGGGCTCAATGGTTCGGCCGCGCAAGGCTATGGCTGGTACGGCCTGGTGCTGGGCTCCATCTTCAAGCGCTACCAGGAGGGCCATGCCTTCGGCCAGCTCGCCGGGGCCATCGTCGAGCGGCATGAGCTCTCCACCTTTCGCGGCAAGATGTTCTACATCCAGGGCACCCTCAGCGACTGGACCGAGCCCCTCGGCAACTCCCTGGAGCTCATGCGCAGGGGCTTCCATCACGCGCTCCAGGCGAGTGATCTGCTGATCGCCAGCTACTGCTGCAACCACATCGTCGCGGTGCGGCGCATGCTGGGGCACCACCTGGAAGAGGTGGACCAGGAGTCGGTCATCCGCCTGGCCTTCGTGCGCAAGGCGAGCTTCCCGGACGTGCAATCCGTCGTGCATCACGTACAGCGCTTCGTGCGGCAGCTGCGCGGCGTGTCCACGTTCGGCTCGCTGACGGGGGAGGACTTCGACGAGGCCACCTTCGAGGCCGGGCTGACGCCCGCGCGCATGAGCACCATGCGCTGCTGGTACTGGAGCTTCAAGATGCAGGCGCGCTTCCTCGCGGGCGCCTGGGCCGAGGCGCTCGAGGCGGGCAACCGGGCCGCCGAGCTGGCCTGGGCGTCCTTCTGTCAGATCCAGCTCCTCGACTTCCACCTCTTCCATGCCCTGAGCCTGGCGGCCTGCCACGCGAAGATGACTCCGGAGCAGCGGTCGTCGGCGAAGCAGACCCTGCAGCAGCACCATCAACAGCTCGCCGAGTGGGCCGCCCATCAGCCCTCGACGTTCCGGGGCCCGGAGCGGATGGTCTTCGCGGAGATGGCCCGTCTCGAGGATCGGGAGGGCGAGGCCCTGCGTGCCTACGAGGAGGCGCACGAATCCGCGCGCGCGCACGGTTTCATCCAGCATGTCGCCCTGGCGTGCGAGCTCGCCGCCCGCTTCTGGTACGAGCGGAAGCTGAAGACGCTCGGGGACTCCTACGCGCGCCAGGCCCGGGACGCCTGGGCGGGTTGGGGCGCGCATGGCAAGGTCCAGCACCTGGAGGCCCAGTGGCCGCACCTGGCCGCCTCGCCGATGGCCTCCGAGCGCGCCGAGGAGACGAACTCCACGAAGATCGACGCGCTCACCCTGGTCAAGGCCCAGCAGGCCGTCTCGGGGGAGATCGTCCTCGAGCGCCTGGCGGCCACGGTGTTGCGCGCGGCCATCGAGAACGCCGGAGCCCAGCGCGGCGCCCTGTTGCTGCCGCATGGCGACAAGCTCTCGGTGGTCTCCGTGGTGGGTCCGTCCCCCGAGGACACCACCGGAGCGGACGAGTCCCGGCTGCCCTGGAGCCTCATCGCGTATACCCGGCGCACCCGCGAGCACGTGCTCATCGGGGATGTCTCGCAGCCCCATCCCTTCTCGGCGGATCCCTGGCTCGAGCGCGGTGGGGCCCGCTCGGTGCTGTGTCTGCCCTTGTTGCGCCAGGAGGCGTTCCGCGGCGTGCTGTATCTGGAGAACGGGCTGGCCACCAATGCCTTCACGCCCTCGCGGCTGGCGCTGCTCGGGCACCTGGCCTCCCAGGCCGCCATCTCCATCGAGAACGCCCGGCTCTACGCCGAGGTCCAGCGGGCGGAGGCCGCGCTGCGCGCCGCCAATGACGAGCTGGAGAAGCGCGTGGAGGAGCGCACGCACGAGCTGAAGCAGGCCCAGGCGCGGCTGGTGGGCGCCGCGCGCGCGGTGGGCATGGCGGAGGTGGCCGCCAACGTGCTGCACAACGTGGGCAACGTGCTCACCAGCGCCGTCGTCAACCTGCAGAGCATGACCGAGACGGTGAATGTCTCGCGCATGGGCCGGCTCAAGCAGATCTCCACCCTGCTCGAGGAGCACCAGGGGGACCTGGCGGACTTCCTCACCCGGGATCCGCGCGGCCTGCAGCTTCCGGCCTATTTCTCCGCGCTGGGGGACGAGCTGCTGCGCGAGCAGCGCAGGCTCCAGGACAGCATGGGCGCCATGAGCAAGCACCTGGATCACATCCGGGTCATCGTCCAGGTGCAGCAGTCCTACTCCCACGGCACCCTGCTCACCGAGGAGTGTGAGCTGTCCCAGCTCGTCGACGACGCGCTGAGCATCCAGTTGCCTTCGCTGCAGCACCACGGGGTGTCCGTCACCCAGGAGCTCGTCAGGCTTCCCCGGGTGCGGTTGGACAAACACAAGGTGTTGCAGATCCTCGTCAACCTCATCAGCAACGCGAAGAACGCCATGGACGGCCTGCCCGAGGGGCGACGGCACCTGCGCGTGCGGCTCTGGGCCCAGGACGACAGGGCCTGCATCCAGGTGGTGGACACCGGCATGGGCTTCACGCCGGAGATCCGCGAGCGGCTCTTCGCTCAGGGCTTCACCACGCGGGAAGGGGGGCACGGCCTGGGCCTGCATTCCAGTGCCCTGGCGGCGAAGCTGTTGGGGGGCCGGCTCACCCTGGAGAGCGAGGGGCCCGGCCTGGGCGCCACGGCCACGCTGGAACTGCCCCTGGGGTGA